Proteins from a genomic interval of Brachybacterium vulturis:
- a CDS encoding NAD(P)/FAD-dependent oxidoreductase, whose amino-acid sequence MTSYDYLIVGGGQVADDAARALREHDANGTIGIVSTDEDAPYTRPALSKKLWTDPDFSEDSVPLGTAAQTGAELRVRTRVTAIDREAKEVELESGERLGYGRLLLATGSEPRRLEGPEDERIIHFRSFADYRTLRHLMTEGARAVVVGGGYIGAEIAAALSVNGAHVTLVFPEDVLGASRFPPSIAERHQKLFTDHGVELRPGRRAERLTILDDADVGVTLDDGTALGGDIVVVGLGADPRLQLARDAGLDVADGVVVDETLRTSDPSIWAAGDIIEYPDVVLGRTRIEHVDHARESGAAAGRSMAGAEAPYDHTPYFYSMVYGVRWEAVGTLDPTLETLEVPLDTERSVVYYLDDQGRPVGVLLWQIEGARDAARTVIAEAITDRELLRGSIG is encoded by the coding sequence ATGACCTCGTACGACTACCTGATCGTCGGTGGCGGCCAGGTCGCCGACGACGCGGCTCGTGCTCTTCGTGAGCACGATGCGAACGGCACCATCGGCATCGTGAGCACCGATGAGGACGCGCCCTACACCCGTCCCGCGCTGTCCAAGAAGCTGTGGACCGATCCCGATTTCAGCGAGGACTCCGTCCCGCTGGGCACCGCCGCGCAGACCGGTGCCGAACTGCGGGTGCGCACCCGCGTCACCGCGATCGACCGGGAGGCCAAGGAGGTCGAGCTGGAGAGCGGGGAGCGTCTCGGCTACGGGCGGCTGCTGCTGGCCACGGGCTCCGAGCCCCGCCGGCTGGAGGGGCCGGAGGACGAGCGCATCATCCACTTCCGCAGCTTCGCCGACTACCGCACGCTGCGCCATCTGATGACCGAGGGCGCCCGTGCCGTCGTCGTCGGCGGGGGGTACATCGGTGCGGAGATCGCCGCGGCCCTCTCGGTCAACGGCGCCCATGTCACGCTGGTGTTCCCCGAGGACGTGCTCGGTGCCTCGCGGTTCCCGCCCAGCATCGCAGAACGCCACCAGAAGCTCTTCACCGATCACGGGGTCGAGCTGCGCCCCGGGCGACGGGCCGAGCGCCTCACGATCCTCGACGATGCGGATGTCGGTGTCACCCTCGATGACGGGACCGCTCTCGGCGGGGACATCGTCGTGGTCGGCCTCGGTGCCGACCCCCGTCTCCAGCTGGCCCGCGACGCGGGCCTGGACGTCGCCGACGGCGTCGTGGTCGACGAGACCCTGAGGACGTCCGATCCCTCGATCTGGGCGGCCGGCGACATCATCGAGTACCCGGACGTCGTCCTCGGCCGTACTCGCATCGAGCACGTCGACCATGCACGGGAATCCGGAGCGGCCGCCGGACGGTCGATGGCCGGGGCCGAGGCCCCCTACGACCACACGCCCTACTTCTACTCCATGGTCTACGGGGTGCGCTGGGAAGCAGTGGGTACCCTCGACCCGACCCTGGAGACGCTCGAGGTCCCTCTCGACACCGAGCGCAGCGTCGTCTACTACCTCGACGACCAGGGGCGGCCGGTCGGTGTGCTGCTGTGGCAGATCGAGGGTGCACGGGACGCCGCTCGAACGGTGATCGCCGAGGCGATCACCGACCGGGAACTTCTTCGAGGGAGCATAGGCTGA
- a CDS encoding TrmH family RNA methyltransferase — translation MDSPQLRQITEVTDLSDPALDDYLRMTDVRLRSRVEVERGLFMAESFEVISRAMDAGMAPRSFLMSEKWLAKFAPLYEQFPEVPVFVGAEPLLEQLTGFHLHRGALAAMQRPQLPSVPEVLRGARTVAVIEDIVDHTNVGAMFRSAAALGVDAVLVTPQCADPLYRRSIRVSMGTVFQVPWTRLEAWPSAGVDLLHEAGFDVLAMALSEGAVALDALDLRPERKVAFVLGAEGHGLKPATLGAVDQHVVIPMAGGVDSLNVAAASAVVFWQRRAALSAA, via the coding sequence GTGGACAGCCCGCAGCTGCGGCAGATCACCGAGGTCACCGACCTCTCGGACCCGGCGCTTGACGACTACCTGCGCATGACCGATGTGCGGCTGCGCTCCCGTGTGGAGGTGGAGCGCGGGCTGTTCATGGCCGAGAGCTTCGAGGTGATCTCCCGCGCGATGGACGCCGGCATGGCGCCGCGGTCCTTCCTCATGAGCGAGAAGTGGCTGGCGAAGTTCGCGCCGCTGTACGAGCAGTTCCCCGAGGTGCCGGTGTTCGTCGGCGCGGAGCCGCTGCTCGAGCAGCTCACCGGCTTCCACCTGCATCGCGGCGCGCTCGCGGCGATGCAGCGGCCGCAGCTCCCCTCGGTGCCCGAGGTGCTGCGCGGGGCCCGCACCGTCGCGGTGATCGAGGACATCGTGGACCACACCAACGTCGGCGCCATGTTCCGCTCGGCCGCGGCCCTCGGTGTCGACGCGGTGCTGGTGACCCCGCAGTGCGCGGACCCGCTGTACCGGCGCTCCATCCGGGTCTCCATGGGCACGGTGTTCCAGGTGCCGTGGACGCGGCTGGAGGCCTGGCCGTCGGCCGGCGTGGACCTGCTGCACGAGGCCGGTTTCGATGTGCTCGCCATGGCGCTGAGCGAGGGTGCGGTCGCACTGGACGCACTCGATCTCCGCCCCGAGAGGAAGGTCGCCTTCGTGCTCGGCGCCGAAGGTCACGGGTTGAAGCCCGCCACCCTCGGCGCGGTCGACCAGCACGTGGTGATCCCGATGGCCGGGGGAGTGGACTCCCTGAACGTCGCCGCGGCGAGCGCCGTGGTGTTCTGGCAGCGACGGGCGGCGCTCAGCGCAGCCTGA
- a CDS encoding cytochrome P450, which yields MRTVPFDSTLAFLREGYPFIASRCDAAGTDLLTTRLLLRPVTLLRGAEAAQMFYDGTHLTRRGAMPTMVQHLLQDEGSVQSLDGAAHHRRKRLFLSLMGAEAMDRLSALYELEWDRALTRLHGTGRVRLDHLSRVVLTRAALRWCGIALDSLDVPRLTTELSLMVDQVARPGPANWYARWRRRGTETWAAGLVEQVRAGDLAPPPHTALAVLATHAEDGALLPPRIAAVELLNLLRPLLAVSRFIEFAAVALVRHPQWRDAFAAGEESDLEPFVQEVRRFFPFFPVVPGRVRAPFRFQGHELGVGDWVVLDLYGTCHDPRSFPDPDSFRPERFRGWSWQEDPFTHIAQGAGRHEDDHRCPGEWSTVALLKQAVRLLCRDELEIPPQDLSIPLDRFPAAPRSGVVLAGL from the coding sequence GTGCGCACGGTCCCGTTCGACAGCACGCTCGCGTTCCTTCGCGAGGGGTATCCGTTCATCGCGTCGCGGTGCGATGCCGCCGGCACGGATCTGCTGACCACCCGGCTGCTGCTGCGACCGGTCACGCTCCTGCGCGGTGCCGAGGCGGCGCAGATGTTCTACGACGGCACGCACCTCACCCGCCGGGGAGCGATGCCGACCATGGTCCAGCACCTGCTGCAGGACGAGGGCTCCGTCCAGAGCCTCGATGGCGCGGCGCATCACCGCCGCAAGCGGCTCTTCCTGTCCCTGATGGGCGCCGAGGCGATGGATCGTCTGAGCGCGCTGTACGAGCTCGAGTGGGACCGAGCGCTGACCAGGCTGCACGGCACCGGCCGGGTGCGGCTCGATCACCTCAGCCGGGTCGTCCTCACCCGGGCGGCGCTGCGCTGGTGCGGCATCGCGCTGGACTCCCTGGACGTCCCCCGCCTGACGACCGAGCTGAGCCTGATGGTCGACCAGGTGGCCCGGCCCGGGCCGGCGAACTGGTATGCGCGATGGCGACGTCGTGGCACCGAGACCTGGGCCGCCGGGCTCGTCGAGCAGGTGCGTGCGGGGGACCTGGCCCCACCGCCGCATACGGCGCTGGCCGTCCTGGCGACCCACGCCGAGGACGGGGCCCTGCTCCCTCCGCGCATCGCGGCGGTGGAGCTCCTGAACCTCCTGCGGCCGCTGCTGGCCGTCTCCCGCTTCATCGAGTTCGCCGCTGTCGCGCTGGTGAGGCATCCGCAGTGGCGGGACGCCTTCGCCGCCGGAGAGGAGAGCGATCTCGAGCCGTTCGTCCAGGAGGTGCGACGCTTCTTCCCGTTCTTCCCCGTGGTGCCGGGACGGGTGCGTGCCCCGTTCCGGTTCCAGGGCCATGAGCTCGGCGTCGGCGACTGGGTGGTCCTGGATCTGTACGGCACCTGTCACGACCCCCGATCGTTCCCGGACCCCGACAGCTTCCGGCCCGAGCGCTTCCGGGGCTGGTCGTGGCAGGAGGATCCCTTCACGCATATCGCTCAGGGCGCCGGACGCCATGAGGACGATCACCGGTGCCCCGGCGAGTGGAGCACGGTCGCCCTGCTGAAGCAGGCCGTGCGGCTGCTGTGCCGCGACGAGCTCGAGATCCCCCCGCAGGACCTCTCCATCCCCCTGGATCGCTTCCCGGCCGCCCCTCGCAGCGGCGTCGTGCTCGCCGGGCTGTGA
- a CDS encoding NAD(P)-dependent alcohol dehydrogenase — protein sequence MRALMLHEKNRMSIEEVEPAGAPGPGEVRIAMHTVGICASDVHYWTDGRIGPFVVRAPMILGHEGAGTVAEVGEGVSHLAVGDRVAMEPGVPDPRSRAVREGNYNVDPGVRFWATPPVHGCLVDEVIHPAAFTYLLPDSLSFAEGALIEPFSVGMFAATKAGITPGDVVAVVGAGTIGIMTALAARAGGASTVFISDVLPQKLALLDGLEGIVTVDATQEDLGERVRAETGGWGPQVVFEATGAVAAYAKLWELPAPGGRIVLVGMPVDPVPFDIATAQSRGISLETVFRYANVYQKAIDLAASDAVDLSRFVSETFSFDDSVGAFERFLEGRPTDVKIQITL from the coding sequence ATGCGCGCGCTGATGCTGCACGAGAAGAACCGGATGTCGATCGAGGAGGTCGAGCCCGCCGGCGCTCCCGGCCCCGGTGAGGTGCGGATCGCGATGCACACCGTCGGCATCTGCGCCTCGGACGTGCACTACTGGACAGATGGCAGGATCGGCCCGTTCGTGGTGAGAGCGCCGATGATCCTCGGGCACGAGGGTGCCGGCACCGTCGCAGAGGTCGGTGAGGGCGTGAGTCACCTGGCCGTCGGCGATCGTGTCGCGATGGAGCCCGGTGTCCCCGATCCCCGCTCCCGTGCGGTGCGCGAGGGCAACTACAACGTGGATCCCGGCGTGCGGTTCTGGGCCACCCCGCCGGTGCACGGCTGCCTCGTCGACGAGGTCATCCATCCCGCCGCCTTCACGTATCTGCTCCCCGACAGCCTCAGCTTCGCCGAGGGGGCGCTGATCGAGCCGTTCTCCGTCGGCATGTTCGCGGCGACGAAGGCCGGGATCACGCCCGGCGATGTCGTGGCCGTCGTCGGGGCCGGCACGATCGGGATCATGACCGCGCTCGCCGCGCGTGCGGGCGGCGCCAGCACCGTCTTCATCTCCGACGTGCTGCCGCAGAAGCTGGCCCTGCTCGACGGGCTCGAGGGCATCGTCACCGTGGACGCCACCCAGGAGGACCTGGGCGAGCGGGTGCGCGCGGAGACCGGCGGCTGGGGACCGCAGGTGGTGTTCGAGGCCACCGGCGCCGTCGCCGCCTACGCGAAGCTGTGGGAGCTGCCCGCCCCGGGTGGCCGCATCGTGCTGGTGGGCATGCCGGTGGATCCGGTGCCCTTCGACATCGCCACCGCCCAGAGCCGCGGCATCTCGCTGGAGACGGTGTTCCGGTACGCGAACGTGTACCAGAAGGCGATCGACCTCGCCGCGAGCGACGCCGTGGACCTCTCCCGCTTCGTCTCGGAGACCTTCTCCTTCGACGACTCCGTCGGCGCCTTCGAGCGCTTCCTCGAGGGCCGCCCCACCGATGTGAAGATCCAGATCACGCTGTAG
- a CDS encoding MFS transporter codes for MPKNARTRRRSTLGELFAAPYVTAAATLSATPAMRLLALLTTVNALGNGLFATISVLFFTQHLGFSVGFVSAVLVVATVLAIGGDLLSGRFSDASSPKPVLLAGLILSAVATALLLAVREQVGFVLVLCLISLGQGLCMSSNTTLIRRVAREDPALARASLRSLLTLGISAGALLAGLVLGSGSATAFRIAILGDAVTFVIAAGLLLRITVPAAPEGGAGRPRPVLPDPRFAVFSLANGAIGIHLHVLSFALPLWTVLHHPELTWVVGLLVALNALFAATFQVLASAGITSIRAAGRRLVIGAVCLAVSYLFFLSGWSASPVVLVLALGGFLLAHTAGEVLYSAGTMELLFRLAPARQQGQYGAFYGISNGLMSSAAPAVLGAAIALGGGWGWWGLAAATVLLALLIRAVSGGARTVR; via the coding sequence ATGCCGAAGAATGCACGCACCCGCCGCCGCTCCACGCTCGGGGAGTTGTTCGCCGCTCCCTACGTCACCGCCGCGGCGACGCTGTCCGCAACCCCCGCGATGCGCCTGCTCGCGCTGCTCACCACCGTCAACGCGCTCGGCAACGGGCTCTTCGCCACGATCAGCGTGCTGTTCTTCACCCAGCACCTCGGATTCTCCGTCGGCTTCGTCTCCGCGGTGCTCGTCGTCGCCACCGTGCTCGCGATCGGCGGCGATCTGCTCAGCGGCAGGTTCTCCGATGCCTCGAGCCCGAAGCCCGTGCTCCTGGCCGGGCTCATCCTCTCCGCCGTCGCCACCGCCCTGCTGCTGGCGGTCCGGGAGCAGGTGGGATTCGTCCTCGTGCTGTGTCTGATCAGCCTCGGGCAGGGGCTGTGCATGTCCTCGAACACCACCCTGATCCGGCGCGTGGCGCGAGAGGATCCGGCACTCGCCCGCGCCTCGCTGAGGTCCCTGCTCACCCTCGGCATCTCCGCCGGTGCGCTGCTGGCCGGGCTGGTGCTGGGCAGCGGCAGCGCGACGGCGTTCCGGATCGCGATCCTCGGCGATGCGGTCACCTTCGTGATCGCTGCCGGGCTGCTGCTGCGCATCACGGTGCCGGCGGCGCCGGAGGGCGGTGCCGGGCGTCCGCGCCCGGTGCTCCCCGATCCGCGGTTCGCCGTGTTCTCGCTCGCCAACGGCGCGATCGGCATCCACCTGCACGTGCTGTCCTTCGCGCTCCCCCTGTGGACGGTGCTCCATCATCCGGAGCTGACCTGGGTCGTCGGCCTCCTGGTCGCGCTCAACGCCCTGTTCGCCGCCACCTTCCAGGTGCTGGCCAGTGCCGGGATCACCAGCATCCGCGCCGCGGGTCGGCGCCTGGTGATCGGCGCCGTCTGCCTCGCGGTCTCCTATCTCTTCTTCCTCTCCGGCTGGTCGGCCTCGCCGGTGGTCCTGGTGCTCGCGCTGGGCGGCTTCCTGCTCGCCCACACCGCCGGGGAGGTGCTGTACAGCGCCGGGACGATGGAGCTGCTGTTCCGTCTGGCGCCGGCGCGGCAGCAGGGCCAGTACGGGGCGTTCTACGGGATCAGCAACGGGCTGATGTCCTCTGCCGCGCCGGCCGTCCTCGGTGCGGCGATCGCGCTCGGCGGCGGGTGGGGATGGTGGGGGCTGGCGGCGGCGACGGTGCTGCTGGCGCTGCTGATCCGCGCAGTGAGCGGTGGAGCGCGGACCGTCCGGTGA
- a CDS encoding thiamine pyrophosphate-requiring protein, translated as MTASVSDFVIERLREWGIRRVFGYPGDGIGAFDGALGAAERADRGLQYVRPTHEEACSLMATAHAKFTGEVGVCIATSSPGGFHMLNGLYDAKMDNQPVVAIVGQQPTTSLGTFVQQESNLERTFADVAVYVQTVVTPAQAQAVLDTAFRTARLRLGPAVVILPHDVQAMDMPEMQVPSASIARSSAVAASTSITPPAADIARAAEIINSGSRVSFLVGHGAGGATDEILEAASLCGAGIVTALRGKHVIPSEVPHHTQQLGLLGSLPSTEQMSDCDTLVMLGTNYPYSEFLPPSGQARALQIDLKPEHMGLRYPTELNLWGDVRATLAALIPHLTRTEDLSWQKQVAESMESWEQEMEAQAMLTVEDGVNPRRVFHELNKRLPPRAIVTADAGTTADWYGHHIRLREGMTGDLSGRLATMLGAMPYATAAKFAFPERTVVCTIGDGAFQMLGMNELITVKRHLESWVENPQFIVVVLHNDDLTQVSWEMRTQDADPLWPTAQDVESVDYAGWAELLGFTGLRVTEDSEVEEAMETAFAHRGVTLIDARTSRSVPPLPPRISREFAKNTGIALLQEDPARSEVVRDSAKALLAEGVERARKTMHIDHERDLEEDQEH; from the coding sequence GTGACCGCATCCGTCAGTGACTTCGTGATCGAGCGACTCCGGGAGTGGGGGATCCGTCGTGTGTTCGGGTACCCGGGTGACGGGATCGGTGCCTTCGACGGCGCACTCGGTGCGGCGGAACGCGCGGACCGGGGCCTGCAGTACGTGCGGCCGACCCATGAGGAGGCGTGCTCCCTCATGGCCACGGCGCACGCCAAGTTCACCGGCGAGGTCGGGGTGTGCATCGCCACCTCGAGCCCCGGCGGGTTCCACATGCTCAACGGGCTCTACGACGCGAAGATGGACAATCAGCCGGTGGTCGCGATCGTCGGGCAGCAGCCGACGACGTCCCTCGGCACCTTCGTGCAGCAGGAGAGCAATCTCGAACGGACCTTCGCCGATGTCGCGGTCTATGTGCAGACCGTCGTCACGCCCGCCCAGGCGCAGGCGGTCCTCGACACCGCGTTCCGGACCGCCCGGCTCCGCCTGGGCCCCGCCGTGGTGATCCTCCCCCACGACGTCCAGGCCATGGACATGCCCGAGATGCAGGTCCCCTCCGCCTCCATCGCGCGGTCCAGCGCCGTCGCCGCATCGACGTCGATCACGCCCCCCGCCGCGGACATCGCCCGGGCCGCCGAGATCATCAACTCCGGCAGCAGGGTCTCCTTCCTGGTCGGCCACGGGGCCGGCGGAGCGACCGACGAGATCCTCGAGGCGGCCTCCCTCTGCGGCGCCGGCATCGTCACGGCGCTGCGCGGCAAGCACGTCATCCCCTCGGAGGTGCCCCACCACACCCAGCAGCTCGGGCTGCTCGGCAGCCTGCCGAGCACGGAGCAGATGAGCGACTGCGACACCCTCGTGATGCTCGGGACCAACTACCCCTACAGCGAGTTCCTGCCTCCCAGCGGCCAGGCCAGAGCGCTGCAGATCGATCTCAAGCCGGAGCACATGGGCCTGCGCTATCCGACGGAGCTGAATCTCTGGGGCGACGTCAGAGCGACGCTGGCAGCGCTCATACCCCACCTGACCAGGACCGAGGACCTGTCGTGGCAGAAGCAGGTCGCGGAGAGCATGGAGTCGTGGGAGCAGGAGATGGAGGCCCAGGCCATGCTCACCGTCGAGGACGGGGTGAATCCGCGGCGGGTGTTCCACGAGCTGAACAAGCGCCTGCCCCCTCGAGCGATCGTGACCGCCGACGCCGGGACCACGGCGGACTGGTACGGGCATCACATCCGACTGCGCGAGGGCATGACCGGCGACCTCTCCGGCCGCCTGGCCACGATGCTCGGCGCCATGCCGTACGCGACGGCCGCCAAGTTCGCCTTCCCCGAGCGCACGGTGGTGTGCACGATCGGGGACGGCGCCTTCCAGATGCTGGGGATGAACGAGCTCATCACGGTCAAGAGGCACCTCGAGAGCTGGGTCGAGAACCCCCAGTTCATCGTCGTCGTCCTGCACAACGACGACCTCACCCAGGTGTCGTGGGAGATGCGGACCCAGGATGCCGATCCGCTGTGGCCCACGGCGCAGGACGTCGAGTCCGTGGACTACGCCGGATGGGCGGAGCTGCTGGGGTTCACCGGCCTCCGCGTCACCGAGGACAGCGAGGTCGAGGAAGCGATGGAGACTGCCTTCGCCCACCGCGGCGTCACCCTGATCGACGCCCGCACCAGCAGGAGTGTTCCGCCCCTGCCCCCGCGGATCTCCCGCGAGTTCGCGAAGAACACCGGCATCGCGCTGCTCCAGGAGGACCCGGCGCGATCGGAGGTCGTCCGGGACTCCGCCAAGGCGCTGCTGGCGGAGGGCGTCGAGCGCGCCAGGAAGACGATGCACATCGATCACGAGCGCGATCTCGAAGAAGACCAGGAGCACTGA
- a CDS encoding FMN-binding glutamate synthase family protein: MSPRTLRSATALTGAALGAAAVAGLGVRDLFQRKHSILRIYPVVGRTRWLFESIRPEIQQYFIERDNDGRPFDRDTRTMIYQRAKGLGDADAYGTENDITSAGYDHILHAASPLEPMATPPRVRLGGPDCTQPYDTAMLNISSMSFGSLSANAVRAMNYGAKHGGFAQETGEGGLSKYHLEYGADIIWEIGSGYFGCRTRDGEFDAQEFSEKATRPEVKGILIKLSQGAKPGVGGVLPAEKITPEIAEARDVPQGQDCVSPAAHPAFATPVEMMHFVARLRDLSGGKPIGVKLCVGGRSEVLAMCKGMLETGISPDWLSVDGAEGGTGAAPLEFEDHVGTPLSDGLVIVHNALVGTGLREKVAIGCSGKIAGGNDIIRKIALGADFCNAARPMMMATGCIQAQRCHTNTCPSGVATQDPRRGRAVVVADKGPRVMRYQQATVRSAMELLASMGLHSFDDLGPRHVLRRIDPARVMTYEDLYTWLDEGELLTGTDHPDWARDWDEADAHRFQGARPAQQLHRRHRQVSEDPAGSADGA; the protein is encoded by the coding sequence ATGTCCCCCCGCACCCTCCGTTCCGCCACCGCACTGACGGGAGCTGCTCTGGGAGCGGCCGCTGTCGCGGGTCTCGGTGTCCGGGACCTCTTCCAGCGCAAGCATTCGATCCTGCGGATCTATCCGGTCGTCGGTCGCACCCGCTGGCTGTTCGAGTCGATCCGTCCCGAGATCCAGCAGTACTTCATCGAGCGGGACAACGACGGCCGGCCGTTCGACCGGGACACCCGCACGATGATCTATCAGCGGGCGAAGGGCCTCGGTGACGCGGATGCCTATGGCACCGAGAACGACATCACGAGCGCCGGCTACGATCACATCCTCCACGCCGCGAGCCCTCTCGAGCCGATGGCCACGCCCCCTCGGGTGCGTCTGGGCGGCCCCGACTGCACCCAGCCGTACGACACCGCGATGCTGAACATCTCCTCGATGAGCTTCGGATCCCTCTCGGCGAACGCCGTGCGGGCCATGAACTACGGCGCGAAGCATGGAGGGTTCGCCCAGGAGACGGGGGAGGGCGGCCTCTCCAAGTACCACCTGGAATACGGGGCCGACATCATCTGGGAGATCGGTTCCGGATACTTCGGCTGCCGGACCCGTGACGGCGAGTTCGATGCGCAGGAGTTCTCCGAGAAGGCGACCCGGCCCGAGGTGAAGGGGATCCTGATCAAGCTCAGCCAGGGCGCCAAGCCCGGGGTCGGGGGAGTGCTCCCGGCGGAGAAGATCACCCCGGAGATCGCGGAGGCGCGGGATGTGCCGCAGGGCCAGGACTGCGTGAGCCCAGCGGCCCACCCCGCCTTCGCCACGCCCGTGGAGATGATGCATTTCGTGGCCCGGCTGCGGGACCTCTCCGGGGGCAAGCCGATCGGCGTCAAGCTCTGCGTCGGGGGCCGTTCGGAGGTCCTCGCCATGTGCAAGGGGATGCTGGAGACCGGCATCTCCCCGGACTGGCTCTCCGTCGACGGCGCCGAGGGCGGGACGGGGGCGGCGCCCCTGGAGTTCGAGGACCATGTCGGGACGCCGCTGTCCGATGGCCTGGTGATCGTCCACAACGCGCTGGTGGGCACGGGACTTCGCGAGAAGGTCGCCATCGGATGCTCCGGGAAGATCGCGGGCGGCAACGACATCATCCGCAAGATCGCTCTCGGCGCGGACTTCTGCAACGCCGCCCGGCCGATGATGATGGCGACCGGGTGCATCCAGGCCCAGCGATGCCACACCAACACCTGCCCCAGCGGGGTGGCCACGCAGGATCCTAGGCGTGGTCGAGCGGTGGTCGTCGCGGACAAGGGGCCGCGGGTGATGCGCTATCAGCAGGCGACGGTCCGCTCAGCCATGGAGCTGCTCGCCTCGATGGGGCTGCACTCGTTCGACGACCTGGGCCCGCGGCACGTGCTGCGACGGATCGATCCGGCTCGGGTCATGACTTACGAGGACCTGTACACCTGGTTGGACGAGGGCGAGCTCCTCACCGGGACCGACCACCCCGACTGGGCCCGGGACTGGGACGAGGCGGACGCCCACCGGTTCCAGGGCGCGCGTCCTGCGCAGCAGCTGCATCGCAGGCACCGTCAGGTGAGCGAGGATCCGGCCGGTTCGGCCGACGGTGCATAG
- a CDS encoding SDR family NAD(P)-dependent oxidoreductase, with protein MDLRIRGKKALITGADSGIGWHSAQELLHEGVTVFVTDREASSLARSAAALEAPEGQLFHHAADITRREEITELGEAVQEEIGDIDILIHAAGITGAQGLFHEIDDEGWVDTLSTDLLGAVRITREFLPALRRGQWGRLIFLASEDAVQPYDDELPYCASKAGVLALAKGLSRTYAREGLLVNAVSPAFIHTPMTDAMMDKRSAQLGVDREQAIRSFLDEERPHLALKRRGEPEEVAAVIAFLCSDRASFITGSNYRVDGGSVATV; from the coding sequence ATGGATCTGAGAATCAGAGGGAAGAAGGCACTGATCACCGGAGCCGACTCCGGCATCGGATGGCACAGTGCACAGGAGCTCCTGCACGAAGGGGTCACGGTCTTCGTGACCGATCGCGAGGCATCGTCGCTCGCCCGATCCGCGGCAGCGCTCGAGGCTCCGGAGGGCCAGCTGTTCCACCATGCCGCGGACATCACCCGCCGTGAGGAGATCACCGAGCTCGGCGAGGCGGTGCAGGAGGAGATCGGCGACATCGACATCCTCATCCATGCCGCGGGGATCACCGGGGCCCAGGGGCTCTTCCACGAGATCGATGATGAAGGATGGGTCGACACGCTCAGCACGGACCTGCTCGGCGCCGTACGGATCACGCGGGAGTTCCTTCCGGCATTGCGACGAGGGCAGTGGGGTCGGCTGATCTTCCTGGCCTCGGAGGACGCGGTGCAGCCCTATGACGACGAGCTGCCCTACTGCGCCTCGAAGGCCGGGGTGCTCGCACTGGCCAAGGGGCTCTCGCGCACGTACGCCCGTGAAGGGCTCCTGGTCAATGCGGTCTCTCCGGCATTCATCCACACGCCGATGACCGACGCGATGATGGACAAGCGCTCAGCTCAGCTCGGGGTCGACAGGGAGCAGGCCATACGCTCCTTCCTCGATGAAGAACGTCCCCACCTGGCCCTCAAGCGTCGGGGCGAGCCCGAGGAGGTGGCTGCGGTCATCGCCTTCCTGTGCTCCGACCGCGCCTCCTTCATCACCGGCTCGAACTACCGCGTGGATGGGGGCTCTGTCGCGACGGTCTGA